In Rhodococcus pseudokoreensis, the DNA window CCCGCCAGCCGCTGGTGGAGTTCGCGTTCGGTCACCTGCTGGAGGAGCCGTCGACCGTTACCGACCCCCGCGAACTCGAGGAGGCGCGGTATCGCCGCTTCCTCTACGGCCGGGGGGAGGATCTCGACGCGGCCACCCGGGAGCGTTTCTGGCGTCGATGGGAGGACGCGGTGAAACTCGTCGCCACCGACGATCCTGAACGCAGCGGAGACGCGGAGGTGACCGCATGAACGGGGTGCCGTTGTCGGTGCGGGTCAACCGCCTGTTCTCCCTCGCCCACGATCTCGACGGTCCCGAACCGGACGAGGACACGGTCGCCGCGGGGGTGTCACGGATCCTCGGGCGCCCCGTCGCGCCGTCCGAGATCGAGTCGCTGCGCACGAACGATCACGAGCCTCCCGACCCCGACGTCCTGCGGGCGGTCGCGCAGCACTTCCACGCCCCCGAGCAGTACCTCGCGGCCGACGGCTACCACGACTACGACACCCTGGTCCGGTTCAAGATCGCGGTCCGCGACGCCGGGGTGCAGCACCTGTCGATGCGATCCCTCGACGCGAACGCGGAGCCGACCACCGCCGAGATGGAATCGCTGATCCCACTTCTGGAGAATCTACGGCGGAGCCACGGCCCGCTGCCGGTCGCGTCGCCGGACCGCCGTCAGACCTGAGCGGGGACGCGCGCCGACGGGTCCTCGGGCCCGCCGAACTGCGGGAGGCGCCGCGCCCACAGCGCGGCCGCCATCTGCTCGCCGTCCTTCCAGTGGTCGGCGAGCCGCGCCAGTTCCCACGGTTCGCCGCCGACGTCGGTCGCGAACCGGTGCGTCGTCCCGCCGGTGCCGTGCGCCCGGTGGCCGGCGCTGCGGGCCAGGCAGGCGAGGTGCAGTCGCGCCGCCGTGACCACGGGCGGTGCGATGCCGGTGTGGTCGCCGAGTTCGAACACGACGTGCCGGTCGAGGATCATGATCGCGTCGCGGATCTCGACGCTCATCCGGTCCAGGCGGCCGCGGACGGACAGCGCCCGGCGGTCGGCCGGACGCAGTTCCAGGACCACTTCCGGGACCGCGCCCGTCAGGGTCCGCCACATCGGCTGCAGCCGGCGAATGACCCGCCGCGACCGCCACCGGTGACCGACCGCCCGGATCACCGGTCCCGCCGAGATGATGGCGCCCGCCGACACGACGAGCACGCGGATGAACGCCCCCGAGTCGCTGTGCGATTCGGTCAGGGCGTTGTCTTCGCTGACGGCGTTGACCACCCCGGTCGTCATGACGACACCCATGTCGAACACCTCGAACAGCGACAGCGCGATGACGGCGAGAAACACCCGGCGCTCGCGTCCCGGTGTCGCGCTGCGCACAGCTTTCAGTGAGATCCACAGGTTGAGCACGGCGACGGCGAGGATCGGGACGGCGTACGTGATGCAGTAGGCCGCGAAGAGCCAGCCGCCCTCGTCCGCGATGGCGACGCCCCGCGACCGCGCCGGGGCACTCAGGGCGATGAGGGTCGCCCCCGCGACGAGGCACACCGACAGCGACACGACGTGGATGTATGGCAGACGCGCCGGGCCGAGCGCCCACGCGGAGAAGAGACTGATCAGCGACGCCGCGGTGAGGATGATGCAGACGTTGCTGAGGGTGTTCGCGAAGCCGTGCCCGAACCAGAGGTCGAGCCAGTGCTGCGCCGGCGACCGCTGGAGGACCAGGGAGAGCGAGGCGAAGACGAGGGCGGCGTTCATCCGGCGTTCGGCGACGGTCGACCGGACCAGGGCCACGCGCAGGAGCGTGGTCCCCCAGACGACGGCGAGCAGCGGCCAGCTCACGTAGGTGGGCGGTTCGTACACGGCGTCAGAACGTTCCGAGCATCCGCGACGCCCGGGCGTCACCGGCAGTGACGCCGCTCGTCGTCACGCGGCGACCGGCCATGATCAGGGTGGCGAGCAGTTCCGCCTCGTATTCCTGATCGTTCGAATAGTTGGATCGGCCGAGCATCTTGACCACACCTGTCGTGTCGACCGACGGCGCGGCCGCCGACAGCACCGTCGAGTCGACGGACGTGTCTCCGACGGCGTCGCGGTCGTGGCCGAGTTCCATGTGCGCCAGTTCGTGGCAGATGATGTGGGTGGCGTGGACGTCCGACATCCCTGTCGCGTAGAGGATCACGTCGTCGTCGGCCCGTGCGAGCCAGAGTCCGGAATGTCCGCCCTGGACCAGGGCGTGCGAGACGGGGACCAGGTGGATCGGGCGGCCCCGGCGGGCTGCGACGCTGCCGATCAGCTGATCCCTGTTCCAGGGCACGGGAATACCCATCTCCGCCACGATCCGGCGAAGATGGTTGCTGGGTCGTCGCGACGGCCGCGAGATTCGCACTGGAACACCTCCGAACGGCAATAATCCTAAGCCGTCGGCGTTCGAGGTCACGACATGTGGGCGATTTCACCTACCCGGTTGACGAATACCCCTCATGTGTCGGTAGATTGGCAACCGGCACCTCGAGTGCCGCGAGCACCTGTCGCCCCTCCCCCCCTGTGGGCGCCAGGTTGGTGGCGGGGTCAACCCCCCCTGTACCCCGCCACCCAGCTCGGCACTTCTCTCCACGCAGTGGCTTGTCGCCCGCGGAACACACCCCTCGTTCGGAGTTCCGGACCACCTTGCGTGAAGCTCGGCGTTCGCTGCAGATTAACTGCTGCGTGCCATGTTCCGATATCTAATCACACCGGCGACATATAAGCGACACGAGAGCAATACGCATCGGACAGCTCGGCAACACCGGCACCGCACGCCACTTCCGTCACAGCGTTCCCGGTCCCCTTCCGGCTACCCTGTCGTGCGTGCGGAGACAATCCCCCCAGCAGCCGACGCGAAGCGGACGATGAGCGAATTCCACGGACACGGCCACGGACATGGACACGGCCACAGCGACGGACCGGCCCCGATGGGACCCGTCGCCGCCAAGGTGGTCGTCGGACTCCTCGTCGCCATCGGCGTCGCGGTACTCATCGGCGCCATCGCGTTGTGGCCCGGCAAGCCGAGCGTCGACGTCGAGCAGCCGTTTCAGAGCGCCCAGGGCGGTGCTGTCGTCACGGAGTCGGGCACGGTCACGATGCAGAACATCGGCGACTGCGGTAGTCCGTCGGCCGGGCGCGCGTTCACCGGCGCACCGCTGCCCCCGCCCGCGGGTGCCTACGAGTGCCAGCGCAGCATCGTCGACATCGAGTCCGGTCCCAACTCCGGCACCCAGACGCTGCTCGAGATCATCCCGGGCCCCGGCCAGCCCGACCTCCGGGTGGGCGAGCACATCCGGCTCTCCCGCCAGACGGACGTGAACGGCACGACGGAGTACTCGTTCGAGGACTACGCCCGCGGTCTGCCCGTCACGCTCATCGCACTCGCGTTCGCCGCCGTCGTGATCGCGGTCGCGCGGTGGCGCGGGTTCCGGGCGCTCGTCGGCATCGTCGTCTCTTTCGGCGTGCTCGTCCTGTTCACGCTCCCGGCCCTGCTGGACGGGCAACCGGCGATCCCGGTGGCGCTCGTCTCCGGCGCCGTCATCCTGTATGCCGTGCTGTATCTCGCGCACGGCGTCTCGCTGCGCACCAGTTCGGCGTTGCTGGGCACGCTCGCGTCGATGGCCCTGGCGGCCGTCCTCTCCTGGGCCACCATCGAGATGACCCGCCTGACCGGGCTGTCCGAGGAACAGAACACCAACGTCCAGACGTACATCCAGCACGTCAGCATCACCGGGCTGCTGCTGGCCGGTTTCATCATCGGCTCGCTGGGTGTGCTCAACGACGTCACCATCACGCAGGCGGCGTCGGCATTCGAACTGGCCTCGCTCGACCCGGACGCATCGAGGCGGCAGATCTTCGGTTCCGCGATGCGCGTCGGCCGCGATCACATCGCCAGCACCGTGTACACCCTCGTCCTGGCGTATGCCGGCGGGGCGCTGCCGCTGCTGTTGCTGTTCAGTGTGGCGGGCCGGTCGATCCAGGACGTGCTGCTCAGCGACGCCGTGGCCATCGAGATCGTGCGGTCGGCGGTCGGCGGCATCGCGTTGGCGCTGTCGGTGCCGCTGACCACCGCGATCGCCGTGATGCTGGCGCGCCCGATCGGCGCAGGGCCCAGCGGCGCGGCGCCCGCGGTCAGGCCGTCACGGGGTGGCCGTCACTCCAAATAGCGGGCGGACCGCTAGCTGAAGAGCCCGACCTCCCGAAGCACGATGAAGATGATGGCGATGACCATCAGCGCGTAGACGGTCAGCATCGTCACCTTGGCCGCATGTTCGCTGGTGGGCGGGAACATCTTCAGGATCGGCTTCGTGTACGCCACGAGCCGACGTGTCTCTGCCGGCGCGGCCGCCGAAGACGGGGAAACGTTGGGAGTGCTGTGGAACTCCGCGGGATTTGCAGTCACTGCACACATCCTCTCTACGCCGGAACCATTCCCATGGTAGGCCCGCGGAGCGGGGCACGGCACCTCGAATCGGCAGCCGGGCCGCGGCGACGTCTAGGTTCCGGGGAGCCTGGGCAGTTCGGGGAGTTCGGGCAGCTGGAACGGCGGCAGTTGGATCTGCGGCAGACCGGGAAATATCGGTGCGGGCGGAGGCGGCGGCGGTGCGGGTTCCGCCTCGGGAATCCGGATCTGCGACGCCGTCTGCACGGGCGCCTCGACGGTCTCGGACGTCGGCGGCGGCGCGGGCGTCGTCGGTGACGGTGTGGCCATCTCGGTGACGACCGGCGGATTGGCGGTGAGTTGCGTGGTCGCCGGCTGCGACGACCCCTCGGTGCGCGACAGCAGGTTCTTGCCGTATCCGAGACCGAGTCCGATCACCGCCACCACGGCGAGCGCGGTGCCCGCCAGCGCGGCGCCCCGGATCTGGATCTTGGCGACCTGCTGGCTCGGCGGCGGCGCCGCGGCGCTCAGCCACGACGGGGTACTCGACGGCGCACCGCTGCGCGCGACGACTGCGGTCGGGGCGTGCCGGTAGGCGTCCGCCTCGAACTCGGCGCGAGGCGTGTATTGCGGCGGCGGGAGGACGCGGGCAACTTCGGCGGCGGGCGGCACCACCTGCTGGGCGAGCAGCGCAGCACCTTGTGCCGCAACGAGTTCGGGATGATCGGGAACGATGACCGGCAATCCGAGCCACGACTCCAGCACCGTGCGCACAAGTGGAATGCGCGCACCGCCACCGGTGAGCACCACGGCGTCCGGGGTTCGTCCGGACCGCGTGATCACGTCGCGGGCGAGGCGCGCCGACGATTCGACGGTGACACCGATGAGCGAGTCGAAGACGTCACGCGACAACAGCAGCAGGCCGCCGTCGCCGGGGACGGCGACGGCGCCACCGGTGGACAGCCGCTCCTTCGCCTCACGACAGCGGAGGTCGAGCGCCAGGCTGGCGGCCGCGTCGTGGGGCGCCTCGATGCGGTTGTTCTCCAACTGGTTGGCCCGGACCATCCGGTCGAAGACGTCGCCGCTCACCGTGTCGGTGCGGACCGTCTCGACCACCTCACCCGTCGCCCGGTCGACGACGCTCACGGTGAGCCCGGAACTGCCCAGGTCGTAGAACACGAGCGTCGCGTGGTCGCCCAGGGCTCCCGAGACGTCGAGGAATTTCAGCGCGGCCGAGGCCTCGGTGACGAGTTGGTAGTTGACGAGTTGCTGCCGGGCCATCGCCGCCTGGACGGCGCCTGCCTGTGCTTCGTCGCGGTAGGCGACGCCGGTGGCATGCACCTGCCCGGCGTCGGGTGCTCCGGCGAGAACGACGCCGATAGATTCGGCGGCCAGTTCCTCCGGCAGATCCCGGCCTGCGGCGACGACCTGGGCCCGGAAATCGGGGAGGTGCCTGCTTGCGGCGTCGTCACGGTTCACGGAGTCGGGTCGTGCCAAGCGCACAGCGCTCGCACCGACCGACACACCTAGAACCGAACTCATGGGCCGCCCAACTCGACTGTGCACGGGTTCGATCCGGAATCCCCCCACTCCATGGCCCGCAGTCTAGCGAAGCGGTCCGACACGGCAACCGGGCAACCGGTCGGCGGCAGACAACTCAGAAGTTGCTCGCGATGATCACTCCCGCGATGCCCGTCCCCAGCGGCACGAACGTGCACGGCGGCACCACCACGTGGGCGGGATCGAGCGTGTTGAGCACCAGTTGCTGGGAGAACGGGTCGTACGGCAGGTTGAAATGTCCGGTCTGATCGATCGGGCACAGGTCCTGCACGAGGATGTTGGTGGCGCCGGGGTCGCGCAGCGCGACGTTCGTGTACGGCTGGATCACCTCGTCGTAGCGCGTGCCGATCGTGGTGTATTCGGCGCCGGGCACGGTGTCACCGCCCGCGTTGAGGGCGGTGAGGAACGGCGAGCCCTGCACCTGCTCGGCGAGCGCCTCCGAACCGATCGTTTCGATCAGTTCGGTGCCGCCGGGAACGGACGTCACCGCCGTCGCGATCCCGAAGAACGTTCCCCCGTAGGTGGGCGACGCCAGACCGATCCAGTGGTGCACCTTGGATGCTCCGCCGAGCCTGTTGACGTAGTACCGGGCCACCGTCGCGCCCTGCGAGTGCCCGATGAGGTCGACCTCGTCCGCGCCGGTCGTGGACAGCACGTCGTCGACGAACACCTCGAGTTCGGCGGCCCCCTCGGTCATGGTCTGCATCCCGAAGTGTTCGGTGCCCGGTTTCCGTCCGTAGTTGAGGGCGAACACGCAGTAGCCGGCAGCTTTCAGTTTCGGGCTCAGCGCGGCCCAGTTCGAATAGGCACTGCCGTCGCTGCCGTGCACGAGGATCACGGGGCGGGGGTGCGCGGGGTCGGGGTGGCACGAGAAGTCGTTGGCGCCGGGCGGCGCGGAATGCGGATGCTGCTTCGCGTACGCGATCGCGCTGCCGGCGTCGGATTGCGGGGGCCCCGGCAGCGTCGGGACTTCCGCCGCGTGAGCGGGCGCGGCGCCGAGCACGCAGATCAGGGCAGCGAGGACTGCGATCAGGGATCCGTGACGTGCCTTCGACATCGCCCAGCCCTCCGTTGCGATTTGAGCTGACGCTACCGTCCGCCGATGCCACCGGCAGTGGAGATCGTCAAACCCGTTGTCGCGGGGCGTTCCGCACTCTGCGCGAGCTATCCCCTCCCGAGACCGCGGTAGACCCACCCGGCGTCGCGCCAGTCCGCGGCGTCGAGGCAGTTGCGGCCGTCGACCATCACCCGCGCACGCACGACACCGTTCAGATCCTCCGGTTTCAGGGCGGCGAACTCCGCCCACTCCGTGAGCAGCAGGACGGCGTCCGCGTTGTCGCACGCCTCGACCGCCGACGTCGCGTAGTTCAGCGTCGGGAACAGCCTGCGGGAGTTGTCGAGGGCCTTCGGGTCGTAGACGCTGACGACGGCCCCGTGCAACTGCATCATTCCCGCGACGTTGAGTGCCGGGGAGTCGCGGACGTCGTCGGATTCCGGTTTGAACGCCGCGCCGAGGACGGCCACGTTGGCGCCGAGCAGCGACCCTCCGCACGCCTGCGCCGCCAACTCCACCATCCGGGTGCGACGGCGCATGTTGATGCTGTCGACCTCCCGCAGGAAGTGCAGTGCCTGGTTCGCGCCCAGCTCACCGGCCCGGGCCATGAACGCGCGGATGTCCTTGGGCAGGCAGCCGCCGCCGAAGCCGAGACCGGCGTTGAGGAACCGCCTGCCGATCCGCGCGTCGTAGCCGAGGGCGTCGGCGAGTTGGGTGACGTCGGCGCCGGTGGCCTCGCACACCTCGGAGATGGCGTTGATGAAGGAGATCTTCGTGGCGAGGAACGCGTTGGCCGAGACCTTGACCAGTTCCGCGGTGGCGAGGTCGGTGACCAGGAACGGAATGTCCTCGCCGAGCAGGCGGGCATACAGCTCACGCAACTCGGCCTCCGCGCGTCCGGGGCGCAGGCGGTCCACGCCCAGCACCATCCGGTCGGGGTGCAGGGTGTCCTCGACGGCGAAGCCCTCCCGGAGGAACTCCGGGTTCCACGCCACCTCCACGGCCTCCCCCGCCGGCGCGAGCGCGCGGGCCCGCGCACCCAGATCGGCCGCCGTCCCGACGGGAACGGTCGACTTGCCGACGATGACGGCGGGACGGTCGAGCAGCGGCGCGAGGGTGTCGATCACCGAGTGCACGTGCCGCAGGTCCGCGCCGTACTCCCCCTTCTTCTGCGGGGTGCCGACACCGAGGAAGTGGAGGTCCGCGAACTCCGCGGCCTCGCGGTACGACGTGGTGAAGTGCAGTCGGCCGGCGTCGATGTTCCGGCGCAGGACGTCCGCGAGCCCGGGCTCGTAGAACGGGACCTCTCCGGAGGAGAGCTTCGCCACTTTTCCGGGGTCGATGTCGACACCCAGGACGTCGTGACCCAGCTCCGCCATGCAGGCGGCGTGGGTGGCTCCCAGGTATCCGGTTCCAAACACGGTGCAGCGCATGCACCCTTGATAACCAGTGCAGGTGAGCGCGATATTTACCC includes these proteins:
- a CDS encoding Hsp70 family protein — translated: MSSVLGVSVGASAVRLARPDSVNRDDAASRHLPDFRAQVVAAGRDLPEELAAESIGVVLAGAPDAGQVHATGVAYRDEAQAGAVQAAMARQQLVNYQLVTEASAALKFLDVSGALGDHATLVFYDLGSSGLTVSVVDRATGEVVETVRTDTVSGDVFDRMVRANQLENNRIEAPHDAAASLALDLRCREAKERLSTGGAVAVPGDGGLLLLSRDVFDSLIGVTVESSARLARDVITRSGRTPDAVVLTGGGARIPLVRTVLESWLGLPVIVPDHPELVAAQGAALLAQQVVPPAAEVARVLPPPQYTPRAEFEADAYRHAPTAVVARSGAPSSTPSWLSAAAPPPSQQVAKIQIRGAALAGTALAVVAVIGLGLGYGKNLLSRTEGSSQPATTQLTANPPVVTEMATPSPTTPAPPPTSETVEAPVQTASQIRIPEAEPAPPPPPPAPIFPGLPQIQLPPFQLPELPELPRLPGT
- a CDS encoding YibE/F family protein, producing MSEFHGHGHGHGHGHSDGPAPMGPVAAKVVVGLLVAIGVAVLIGAIALWPGKPSVDVEQPFQSAQGGAVVTESGTVTMQNIGDCGSPSAGRAFTGAPLPPPAGAYECQRSIVDIESGPNSGTQTLLEIIPGPGQPDLRVGEHIRLSRQTDVNGTTEYSFEDYARGLPVTLIALAFAAVVIAVARWRGFRALVGIVVSFGVLVLFTLPALLDGQPAIPVALVSGAVILYAVLYLAHGVSLRTSSALLGTLASMALAAVLSWATIEMTRLTGLSEEQNTNVQTYIQHVSITGLLLAGFIIGSLGVLNDVTITQAASAFELASLDPDASRRQIFGSAMRVGRDHIASTVYTLVLAYAGGALPLLLLFSVAGRSIQDVLLSDAVAIEIVRSAVGGIALALSVPLTTAIAVMLARPIGAGPSGAAPAVRPSRGGRHSK
- a CDS encoding MAB_1171c family putative transporter yields the protein MYEPPTYVSWPLLAVVWGTTLLRVALVRSTVAERRMNAALVFASLSLVLQRSPAQHWLDLWFGHGFANTLSNVCIILTAASLISLFSAWALGPARLPYIHVVSLSVCLVAGATLIALSAPARSRGVAIADEGGWLFAAYCITYAVPILAVAVLNLWISLKAVRSATPGRERRVFLAVIALSLFEVFDMGVVMTTGVVNAVSEDNALTESHSDSGAFIRVLVVSAGAIISAGPVIRAVGHRWRSRRVIRRLQPMWRTLTGAVPEVVLELRPADRRALSVRGRLDRMSVEIRDAIMILDRHVVFELGDHTGIAPPVVTAARLHLACLARSAGHRAHGTGGTTHRFATDVGGEPWELARLADHWKDGEQMAAALWARRLPQFGGPEDPSARVPAQV
- a CDS encoding esterase/lipase family protein — translated: MSKARHGSLIAVLAALICVLGAAPAHAAEVPTLPGPPQSDAGSAIAYAKQHPHSAPPGANDFSCHPDPAHPRPVILVHGSDGSAYSNWAALSPKLKAAGYCVFALNYGRKPGTEHFGMQTMTEGAAELEVFVDDVLSTTGADEVDLIGHSQGATVARYYVNRLGGASKVHHWIGLASPTYGGTFFGIATAVTSVPGGTELIETIGSEALAEQVQGSPFLTALNAGGDTVPGAEYTTIGTRYDEVIQPYTNVALRDPGATNILVQDLCPIDQTGHFNLPYDPFSQQLVLNTLDPAHVVVPPCTFVPLGTGIAGVIIASNF
- a CDS encoding UDP-glucose dehydrogenase family protein, whose protein sequence is MRCTVFGTGYLGATHAACMAELGHDVLGVDIDPGKVAKLSSGEVPFYEPGLADVLRRNIDAGRLHFTTSYREAAEFADLHFLGVGTPQKKGEYGADLRHVHSVIDTLAPLLDRPAVIVGKSTVPVGTAADLGARARALAPAGEAVEVAWNPEFLREGFAVEDTLHPDRMVLGVDRLRPGRAEAELRELYARLLGEDIPFLVTDLATAELVKVSANAFLATKISFINAISEVCEATGADVTQLADALGYDARIGRRFLNAGLGFGGGCLPKDIRAFMARAGELGANQALHFLREVDSINMRRRTRMVELAAQACGGSLLGANVAVLGAAFKPESDDVRDSPALNVAGMMQLHGAVVSVYDPKALDNSRRLFPTLNYATSAVEACDNADAVLLLTEWAEFAALKPEDLNGVVRARVMVDGRNCLDAADWRDAGWVYRGLGRG